In one window of Pseudomonas benzenivorans DNA:
- a CDS encoding mechanosensitive ion channel family protein: protein MQLDEFTGNLLETLWRWATTPWLQIGETDLHLARLIGLALILFFAWWLSSLLERGLRNVAARSKGTHMNSSGMYALTRIIRYAVWIIGTLVGLRYLGLDLTNIALVGGAIGVGIGLGLQNIFSNFISGLILLLEKTLKVGDFVDLQSGVMGRVTEIGMRYTRITTNDLVDIIVPNSEFVTGRVTNWSFDEKFRRIHVPFGVAYGSDKHRVKAAVLKAVEAVPGCITSLPGRQPDVWLTRFGDSSLEFELVVWVEHDLMISPGATHARFMWAIDDQLRLAGVEIPFPQRDLHLRSGSLRLDLGEGQRLQVSGAPPRDDEPGAG, encoded by the coding sequence ATGCAACTGGACGAGTTCACCGGCAACCTCCTCGAGACCCTGTGGCGCTGGGCGACCACGCCCTGGCTGCAGATCGGCGAGACCGACCTGCACCTGGCGCGGCTGATCGGCCTGGCGCTGATCCTGTTCTTCGCCTGGTGGCTCTCCTCCCTGTTGGAGCGCGGCCTGCGCAATGTCGCGGCGCGCAGCAAGGGCACCCACATGAACTCCTCGGGGATGTATGCGCTGACCCGCATCATCCGCTATGCGGTGTGGATCATCGGTACCCTGGTGGGCCTGCGCTACCTGGGCCTGGACCTGACCAACATCGCCCTGGTCGGCGGCGCCATCGGCGTCGGCATCGGCCTGGGCCTGCAGAACATCTTCAGCAATTTCATCTCCGGATTGATCCTGCTGCTGGAGAAGACCCTCAAGGTCGGCGACTTCGTCGATCTGCAGTCCGGGGTGATGGGCCGGGTCACGGAGATCGGCATGCGCTACACGCGCATCACCACCAACGATCTGGTCGACATCATCGTGCCGAACTCCGAGTTCGTGACCGGTCGGGTGACCAACTGGAGCTTCGACGAGAAGTTCCGGCGCATCCACGTGCCCTTCGGCGTGGCCTACGGCAGCGACAAGCACAGGGTCAAGGCCGCCGTGCTCAAGGCGGTGGAGGCGGTGCCCGGCTGCATCACCAGCCTGCCGGGGCGGCAGCCGGATGTGTGGTTGACCCGCTTCGGCGACAGCAGCCTGGAGTTCGAGCTGGTGGTCTGGGTCGAGCACGACCTGATGATCTCCCCCGGTGCCACCCATGCCCGCTTCATGTGGGCCATCGATGATCAGCTGCGCCTGGCCGGAGTGGAGATTCCCTTCCCCCAGCGCGACCTGCACCTGCGTTCCGGCAGCCTGCGCCTGGACCTGGGCGAGGGGCAGCGGCTGCAGGTTTCCGGCGCGCCGCCGCGCGACGACGAGCCGGGGGCCGGTTAA
- a CDS encoding multiheme c-type cytochrome: MAGMQDRGARVRSTLIGLHCGALVLLAATLFAALVAVDLVLGDEQPVAAQAGNDKWLEPARSRLMQAREALPFFPHRANTRGNVVLQPQDFESAELCGACHTEIYRQWRSSMMAQAWDEPVYRALLKLASEATEGRGDTFCTGCHSPVGLTTGQITTALNRSSVEDSARDHPLPGVDCESCHNISARTGLDNGAYVMTPRAHGRPTKFGPRQDAVSPYHDTVYSALHTRSDFCATCHNVTHPFSSVAVERTYDEWLESAYSLNGETCQDCHMPGFAGRAASMGPQREHVASHWFSGANATLLSHLGREEAAQRARDLLARAARIEFEALPERVRPGQDVRLAVRVSNVGAGHKLPTGFPEGREIWIDLRVSDARGRQVYRLGAVRDGETEAGTRNFKVHLGDKDGNELDIEVWNATQILSDNRILPKGYIVREFSFRVPADAVGPLSLRADLNYWPFSQKLADFLLGAGALQVEVTRMTQARARLALSRELARTP, translated from the coding sequence ATGGCCGGCATGCAGGACAGAGGCGCAAGGGTTCGCTCGACCCTCATCGGTCTCCACTGCGGGGCTCTGGTGCTGCTGGCGGCGACCCTGTTCGCCGCCCTGGTCGCGGTCGACCTGGTGCTGGGCGACGAGCAGCCCGTTGCCGCGCAGGCGGGCAACGACAAGTGGCTGGAGCCGGCTCGCAGCCGCTTGATGCAGGCGCGCGAAGCCCTACCCTTCTTCCCGCATCGGGCCAACACCCGGGGCAATGTCGTGCTGCAGCCGCAGGACTTCGAGAGCGCCGAGCTGTGCGGCGCCTGCCACACCGAGATCTACCGCCAGTGGCGCAGCTCGATGATGGCCCAGGCGTGGGACGAGCCGGTCTATCGCGCCCTGCTCAAGCTGGCCAGCGAGGCCACCGAGGGACGGGGGGACACCTTCTGCACCGGCTGCCATTCGCCGGTCGGCCTCACCACCGGGCAGATCACCACCGCGCTCAACCGCTCCTCGGTCGAGGACAGCGCGCGGGATCATCCGCTGCCGGGCGTCGATTGCGAGAGCTGCCACAACATCAGCGCCCGTACCGGGCTGGACAACGGCGCCTATGTCATGACGCCCCGGGCCCACGGTCGCCCGACCAAGTTCGGCCCGCGCCAGGATGCCGTGTCGCCCTACCACGACACCGTCTACTCGGCGCTGCATACCCGCTCGGACTTCTGCGCCACCTGCCATAACGTCACCCACCCGTTCAGCAGCGTGGCGGTGGAGCGCACCTACGACGAATGGCTGGAGAGCGCCTACAGCCTCAACGGCGAGACCTGCCAGGACTGCCACATGCCGGGCTTCGCCGGCCGCGCGGCAAGCATGGGGCCGCAGCGCGAGCACGTCGCCTCGCACTGGTTCAGCGGCGCCAATGCCACGCTGCTCAGTCATCTGGGCCGGGAAGAGGCGGCGCAACGCGCCCGCGACTTGCTGGCACGGGCGGCCCGCATCGAGTTCGAGGCCCTGCCGGAGCGGGTGCGGCCCGGGCAGGACGTCAGGCTGGCGGTCAGGGTGAGCAATGTCGGCGCCGGCCACAAGCTGCCGACCGGCTTCCCCGAGGGCCGCGAGATCTGGATCGACCTGCGCGTGAGCGATGCCCGCGGGCGCCAGGTCTACCGCCTGGGGGCGGTCAGGGACGGCGAGACCGAGGCCGGTACGCGCAACTTCAAGGTGCACCTGGGGGATAAGGACGGCAACGAGCTGGACATCGAGGTGTGGAACGCCACGCAGATCCTTTCCGACAACCGCATCCTGCCCAAGGGCTACATCGTCCGCGAGTTCAGCTTCCGGGTGCCGGCCGATGCCGTCGGGCCGCTGAGCCTGCGTGCGGACCTGAACTACTGGCCGTTCTCGCAGAAGCTCGCCGACTTCCTGCTCGGCGCCGGGGCGCTGCAGGTGGAGGTCACGCGCATGACCCAGGCCCGCGCGCGCCTGGCCTTGAGCCGCGAGCTGGCCCGCACCCCCTAG
- a CDS encoding cytochrome P460 family protein, which yields MKPLVALTIALTSLSAQGADLAEQTFSTYVDAKGDIRLPADARSTWIHLGSWVVADQQAPGYGFHDVYTQPETVAAYRKTGAFPDGAVLIKEIRAVEQGPQTTGQAQWAGDANVWFVMVKDRQGRFPDNPHWAEGWGWGLYEAKNPAANVSKGFAETCRGCHVPAQQSDWVFSQGYPTLAKP from the coding sequence ATGAAACCCTTAGTGGCTCTCACCATCGCCCTGACCAGCCTGTCGGCCCAGGGGGCGGACCTGGCCGAACAGACCTTCAGCACCTACGTCGACGCCAAGGGCGACATTCGCCTGCCCGCCGATGCGCGCAGCACCTGGATTCACCTGGGTTCCTGGGTGGTCGCCGACCAGCAGGCCCCGGGCTATGGCTTCCATGACGTCTACACCCAGCCGGAAACCGTCGCGGCCTACCGCAAGACCGGGGCGTTCCCCGACGGCGCGGTGCTGATCAAGGAGATTCGCGCGGTCGAACAAGGGCCGCAGACCACCGGCCAGGCCCAGTGGGCCGGAGACGCCAACGTCTGGTTCGTCATGGTCAAGGACCGCCAGGGCCGCTTCCCGGACAACCCGCACTGGGCCGAGGGCTGGGGTTGGGGGCTGTACGAAGCGAAGAACCCCGCCGCCAACGTGTCCAAGGGCTTCGCCGAGACCTGCCGCGGCTGCCATGTGCCGGCGCAGCAGAGCGACTGGGTGTTCAGCCAGGGTTACCCGACCCTCGCCAAGCCCTGA
- a CDS encoding carboxymuconolactone decarboxylase family protein, which translates to MPRIAPLDLSHADAQTAAALSAVKGKLGMLPNLFTTLAQAPAALQGYLGLSDTLGQGRLSARQRELVALAVAQANGCAYCLSAHSLLGKGAGLNGEELLAARAGRTASAGELPVAELAARLLAQRGRLSDAELVAAREAGLDDGLILEVVAQVALNVLTNFTNNLAHTDIDFPPVPAAL; encoded by the coding sequence ATGCCCCGTATCGCCCCCCTCGATCTCAGCCACGCCGACGCCCAAACCGCCGCCGCCCTCAGCGCCGTCAAAGGCAAGCTCGGCATGCTGCCCAACCTGTTCACCACCCTGGCCCAGGCGCCTGCGGCGCTGCAGGGTTACCTGGGCCTGTCGGACACCCTCGGTCAGGGCCGTCTGAGTGCACGTCAGCGGGAACTCGTCGCCCTCGCCGTGGCCCAGGCCAACGGTTGCGCTTACTGCCTGAGCGCCCACAGCCTGCTGGGCAAGGGGGCCGGTCTGAATGGCGAGGAACTGCTCGCCGCCCGTGCCGGCCGCACCGCCAGTGCCGGGGAGCTGCCCGTCGCCGAACTGGCTGCACGCCTCCTCGCGCAACGCGGCCGGCTCAGCGACGCAGAGCTGGTCGCCGCCCGCGAAGCCGGGCTGGACGACGGCCTGATCCTCGAGGTGGTGGCCCAGGTCGCGCTCAACGTGCTGACCAACTTCACTAATAACCTGGCGCACACCGACATCGACTTCCCGCCGGTGCCCGCCGCCCTGTAA
- a CDS encoding AraC family transcriptional regulator, whose protein sequence is MDRLSPLLARFALSAQVFHSGPLCGLSEHFDGDSFGRLHLLRRGRLRVSGPHIRSYQIDQPTLLLFPRPCGHRLEGEGPDGAELLCATFDFGGGLGNPLVRTLPGELLVPLQAIPSLEPVLDLLFDEAFADHCGRQAAIDRLVEYVLILLMRHAMDANLLRVGILAGLAEPRLAKAINAMHEQPQATWTLASLAQRAGMSRARFAVNFREAVGMTPLDYLTEWRLSLAKGLLKQGKPLGLVAPAVGYTSPEALSRAFSRYVGQSPRDWRKELGAP, encoded by the coding sequence ATGGATCGTCTTTCGCCCTTGCTGGCGCGTTTCGCCCTCAGCGCCCAGGTGTTCCACAGCGGGCCGCTGTGCGGACTCTCCGAACACTTCGACGGCGACAGCTTTGGCCGTCTTCACCTGCTGCGCAGGGGCCGCCTGCGCGTCTCCGGCCCGCACATCCGCAGCTACCAGATCGATCAGCCCACGCTGTTGCTGTTCCCGCGGCCCTGCGGCCACCGCCTGGAGGGCGAGGGGCCGGACGGCGCCGAGCTGCTCTGCGCCACATTCGATTTCGGCGGCGGCTTGGGCAACCCGTTGGTGCGGACCCTGCCCGGCGAGCTGCTGGTGCCCTTGCAGGCAATCCCCAGCCTGGAGCCGGTGCTCGACCTGCTGTTCGACGAGGCCTTCGCCGACCATTGCGGACGTCAGGCGGCCATCGATCGTCTGGTCGAGTACGTGCTGATCCTGCTGATGCGCCATGCCATGGATGCCAACCTGCTGCGGGTCGGCATCCTCGCCGGTCTGGCCGAGCCACGCCTGGCCAAGGCGATCAACGCCATGCACGAGCAGCCGCAGGCGACCTGGACCCTGGCGAGCCTGGCCCAGCGCGCGGGCATGTCGCGGGCCCGCTTCGCGGTGAACTTCCGCGAGGCGGTGGGCATGACCCCGCTGGACTACCTCACCGAGTGGCGCCTGAGCCTGGCCAAGGGCCTGCTCAAGCAGGGCAAGCCGCTGGGGTTGGTGGCGCCGGCCGTCGGTTACACCAGCCCGGAGGCGTTGTCGCGGGCGTTCAGCCGCTATGTCGGGCAATCGCCGCGGGACTGGCGCAAGGAGCTGGGGGCGCCTTGA
- a CDS encoding LEA type 2 family protein encodes MPASPRLLLHALLSLLLAGTLSACGTLALRDPLRIDLVGLEPLPGQGLEMRFALKLRIQNPNDAALDYDGVALELEVNGQPLASGVSDQQGQVPRFGEALLSVPVSISAFSAMRQAWGAAGYQPGQGLPYALSGKLAGGLFGTTRFEDQGVLHWPAPRTTP; translated from the coding sequence ATGCCTGCTAGCCCACGCCTCCTGCTGCACGCCCTGCTGTCGCTGCTACTGGCCGGAACCCTTTCCGCCTGCGGCACCCTGGCTCTGCGCGATCCGCTGCGCATCGATCTTGTCGGTCTGGAGCCGCTCCCGGGGCAGGGCCTGGAGATGCGTTTCGCGTTGAAACTGCGGATTCAGAACCCCAACGATGCGGCACTCGACTACGACGGCGTGGCGCTGGAGTTGGAGGTCAACGGTCAGCCGCTGGCCAGCGGAGTGAGCGACCAGCAAGGACAGGTGCCGCGCTTCGGCGAGGCGCTGCTCAGTGTACCGGTGAGCATTTCCGCCTTCTCCGCCATGCGCCAGGCCTGGGGAGCTGCCGGCTATCAGCCGGGGCAAGGGCTACCCTATGCGTTGAGCGGCAAGTTGGCGGGCGGGCTGTTCGGCACGACCCGCTTCGAGGACCAGGGCGTGCTGCACTGGCCGGCCCCCAGGACCACGCCCTGA
- a CDS encoding ATP-binding protein, with translation MPRASRYPLRQWIWRAFVQSALIPLILVESVLITIYLLSNAAIRDAQIGYLQQSALGDLAAAVAREGQVIDSRLRAVEAQVQIFRDATLQALQNTGFQPDELERQRHASTASGVYYSRSDDGRAASFYANSTPAERQDRAKALRLSQIDPLMRSIRAANPLVAAVYFNSWDSYNRIYPFFMTPEQYPHDMVIPDYNFYYLADARHNPERKVAWTDVYLDPAGQGWMMSAVAPVYQGEFLEGVVGLDITVGQMLTEIGELDVPWQGYAMLVSRDHNIMALPQAGERDFGLRELTEYSYAEAVRREVLKPEDFRLDKYADLQPLLQAMAAGQNKVQEVQLGGRNRLVAWSEIPQTGWRLLLVVDEEQIFSETNRLAERYLQIGYLLIVGLALFYLLFFAWMWWRSRHLSDQLVQPIAGIGAMMRRIGQGDFHPSAPASQIAELSSMAQAVQHTGEQLQASETERRQAQRILELVLESTTESLWEVDSLNMTIKLSGRFLKRFGLSQECMTLSEFNQRMHPDDLERIRHLRGQFASSGEDQFEAEYRYADARGEYAWLLSRGKVLERDAQGQVLRIAGTHVDITRLKQAQEELRRASLEAQAASQAKSRFLSSMSHELRTPLNAIYGFGQLIEMEAQEKAGTQQEANYAREIVNASRHLTSLVDDILDLSSIESRRQQLNMQPVEIGPLLTGCAELVQPEVQQRHLRLEVQADVDAALYVQADLRRVRQVVLNLLSNAIKYNSPQGVIRMGYELRSDGVRLWVEDSGPGLTPEQQAQLFQPFQRLGRENSSTPGTGIGLVLSRELASLMGGEMGFESHVGVGSRFWIDLPSAAAPASDATPEADAPRVAP, from the coding sequence ATGCCGCGCGCGTCGCGTTATCCCTTGCGCCAGTGGATCTGGCGCGCCTTTGTACAGAGTGCGTTGATCCCGCTGATCCTGGTCGAGTCGGTGCTGATTACCATCTATTTGCTGAGCAATGCGGCGATTCGCGATGCGCAGATCGGTTACTTGCAGCAGAGCGCGCTGGGGGACCTGGCGGCGGCCGTGGCCCGTGAGGGGCAGGTAATCGACAGCCGGCTGCGGGCGGTCGAGGCGCAGGTGCAGATTTTTCGCGATGCGACGTTGCAGGCGCTGCAGAACACCGGCTTCCAGCCCGATGAGCTGGAGCGTCAGCGCCACGCCTCGACTGCCAGTGGGGTGTACTACAGCCGCAGCGACGACGGCCGCGCGGCGTCCTTCTACGCCAACAGCACACCCGCGGAACGGCAGGATCGTGCCAAGGCCCTGCGGCTGTCGCAGATCGACCCGCTGATGCGCTCGATCCGTGCGGCCAATCCGCTGGTCGCGGCGGTCTATTTCAACAGCTGGGACAGCTACAACCGCATCTATCCCTTCTTTATGACCCCCGAGCAGTATCCCCATGACATGGTGATACCCGACTACAACTTCTATTACCTGGCCGACGCTCGCCACAATCCGGAGCGCAAGGTGGCCTGGACCGATGTCTATCTCGACCCGGCCGGCCAGGGCTGGATGATGTCGGCGGTCGCCCCGGTGTATCAGGGCGAGTTCCTCGAAGGCGTGGTGGGGTTGGACATTACCGTCGGCCAGATGCTTACGGAGATCGGCGAGCTGGACGTGCCCTGGCAGGGCTACGCGATGTTGGTCAGCCGCGATCACAACATCATGGCGCTGCCGCAGGCCGGTGAGCGGGATTTCGGTCTGCGCGAGCTGACCGAGTACTCCTATGCCGAGGCGGTGCGCCGCGAGGTGCTCAAGCCCGAGGACTTCCGCCTGGACAAGTACGCCGACCTGCAGCCGCTGCTGCAGGCCATGGCGGCGGGGCAGAACAAGGTACAGGAGGTGCAACTGGGCGGGCGCAATCGCCTGGTGGCCTGGAGCGAGATTCCGCAGACCGGCTGGCGCCTGCTGCTGGTGGTGGACGAGGAGCAGATCTTCAGCGAGACCAACCGCCTGGCCGAGCGCTACCTGCAGATCGGTTACCTGCTGATCGTCGGCCTGGCCCTGTTCTATCTGCTGTTCTTCGCCTGGATGTGGTGGCGTTCGCGGCATCTGAGCGATCAACTGGTACAGCCGATTGCCGGTATCGGCGCGATGATGCGACGGATCGGCCAGGGGGATTTCCATCCCAGCGCGCCCGCCAGCCAGATTGCCGAGCTGAGCTCCATGGCGCAGGCGGTGCAGCATACCGGTGAGCAGCTGCAAGCCAGCGAGACCGAGCGCCGTCAGGCGCAGCGGATTCTCGAGCTGGTGCTGGAGAGCACCACCGAGAGCTTGTGGGAAGTGGATTCGCTGAACATGACCATCAAGCTCAGCGGCCGCTTCCTCAAGCGCTTCGGTCTGAGCCAGGAATGCATGACCCTGAGCGAATTCAATCAACGCATGCATCCGGACGACCTGGAGCGCATTCGTCACCTGCGCGGGCAGTTCGCCAGCAGTGGCGAAGACCAGTTCGAGGCCGAGTACCGTTACGCCGACGCCCGCGGTGAATATGCCTGGTTACTCAGCCGCGGCAAGGTGCTGGAGCGCGATGCGCAGGGGCAGGTACTGCGCATCGCCGGCACCCATGTCGACATCACCCGGCTCAAGCAGGCCCAGGAGGAGCTGCGCCGCGCCAGCCTGGAGGCCCAGGCGGCCAGCCAGGCGAAGAGCCGCTTCCTGTCGAGCATGAGCCATGAGCTGCGTACGCCCTTGAACGCGATCTATGGCTTCGGCCAGTTGATCGAGATGGAGGCGCAGGAGAAGGCCGGTACGCAGCAGGAGGCGAATTACGCACGGGAAATCGTCAACGCCAGTCGCCACCTGACGTCCCTGGTCGACGACATCCTCGACCTGTCGAGCATCGAGAGTCGTCGCCAGCAGCTGAACATGCAGCCGGTGGAGATCGGTCCGTTGCTGACCGGTTGCGCCGAGCTGGTGCAGCCGGAGGTGCAGCAGCGGCACCTGCGACTGGAGGTGCAGGCCGATGTAGACGCGGCGCTGTATGTGCAGGCTGACTTGCGCCGTGTGCGTCAGGTGGTGCTCAACCTGCTGTCCAATGCGATCAAGTACAACAGCCCCCAGGGCGTCATTCGCATGGGTTACGAGCTGCGCTCGGATGGTGTGCGACTGTGGGTCGAGGACAGCGGTCCTGGCCTGACGCCCGAGCAGCAGGCGCAGTTGTTCCAGCCGTTCCAGCGGCTCGGGCGGGAGAACTCGAGTACGCCAGGTACCGGTATCGGCTTGGTCCTGAGCCGCGAACTGGCCAGCCTGATGGGGGGAGAGATGGGCTTCGAGAGTCACGTGGGGGTCGGCAGTCGTTTCTGGATCGACCTACCCAGCGCCGCGGCGCCGGCCTCGGACGCCACGCCTGAGGCTGATGCCCCGCGGGTGGCTCCTTAA
- a CDS encoding FAD-binding and (Fe-S)-binding domain-containing protein, whose amino-acid sequence MSLPAPFLAEVNRLIPRQRRFDDPLSTLAFGTDASFYRLIPKLVVRVESEAEVVRLLELASAHRVPVTFRAAGTSLSGQAISDSLLIVLGDHWNDREIRDQGAQIRLQPGVIGAQANAALAPFRRKIGPDPASINACKIGGIVANNASGMCCGTAQNSYHTLAGMRLVLADGSVLDTEDAASIEAFQARHGELLEQLARLGRETRANQPLAARIRHKYRLKNTTGLSLNALIDFDQPLDILSHLLVGSEGTLGFISAVTYRTVPDHPHKASALLVFPEVESCCRAVTLLKHQPVSAVELLDRRSLRSVQDKPGMPEWVKALSNGACALLIESRAASQSLLHEQLAQIMAALAPFPLEKRVDFSEDPAVYDLLWKIRKDTFPAVGAVRQTGTTVIIEDVTFPVEQLAEGVKGLLALFDKHGYFEAIIFGHALEGNLHFVFTQGFDDPLQVARYEAFMQDVAQLVAVEFGGSLKAEHGTGRNMAPFVELEWGADAYQLMWRIKRLLDPLGILNPDVVLSEDPEIHLKHLKPLPAADVIVDKCIECGFCEPVCPSKELTLSPRQRIVIWRDIQARRRRGEDTAALEREYRYQGVDTCAATGLCAQRCPVGINTGDLVRKLRARTATHQATADWLAGHFAMALKGTRLSLLAADAARRLLGAPLLTKVSARLRQASGQRLPQWTPAMPQAVQPIRIAPTVEDDRPRVVYLAACVSRAMGPACSDGEQATLVDKTRALLEKGGFQVVFPANQDSLCCGQPFASKGYPAQGDAKREELVAALLAASRGGLDPIYCDTSPCTLRLLQDGLDPRLQLFDPVKFIRERLLERLEFHPQAEPVAVHVTCSTQHLGEAQGLIDIVRRCTTEVVVPEGIHCCGFAGDKGFTTPELNAHALRSLKEAVQHCAEGISTSRTCEVGLSQHGGIDYHGLVYLVDRVTRPSARY is encoded by the coding sequence CACTGGAACGACCGCGAGATCCGCGACCAGGGCGCGCAGATCCGCCTGCAGCCAGGCGTCATAGGCGCCCAGGCGAACGCCGCGCTGGCGCCCTTCCGGCGCAAGATCGGCCCCGACCCGGCCTCGATCAACGCCTGCAAGATCGGCGGCATAGTCGCCAACAATGCCAGCGGCATGTGCTGCGGCACCGCGCAGAACAGCTACCACACCCTGGCCGGCATGCGCCTGGTGCTGGCCGACGGCAGCGTGCTGGACACCGAGGACGCGGCCAGCATCGAAGCCTTCCAGGCCCGCCACGGCGAGCTGCTCGAACAGCTCGCCCGGCTCGGCCGCGAGACCCGCGCCAACCAGCCGCTGGCCGCGCGCATCCGCCACAAATACCGGCTGAAGAACACCACCGGCCTGTCGCTCAACGCCCTGATCGACTTCGATCAGCCGTTGGATATCCTCAGCCACCTGCTGGTCGGTTCCGAAGGCACCCTGGGCTTTATCAGCGCGGTGACCTACCGCACGGTGCCCGACCACCCGCACAAGGCCAGCGCCCTGCTGGTGTTCCCCGAGGTGGAGAGCTGCTGCCGCGCGGTGACGCTACTCAAGCACCAGCCGGTCTCGGCGGTGGAACTGCTGGACCGGCGCAGCCTGCGCTCGGTGCAGGACAAGCCGGGCATGCCCGAGTGGGTCAAGGCCCTGTCGAACGGCGCCTGCGCCCTGCTGATCGAGTCCCGCGCCGCCAGCCAGAGCCTGCTGCACGAGCAACTGGCGCAGATCATGGCCGCCCTCGCGCCCTTCCCCCTGGAGAAGCGGGTCGACTTCAGCGAGGACCCGGCGGTCTACGACCTGCTGTGGAAGATCCGCAAGGACACCTTCCCGGCCGTCGGCGCGGTACGCCAGACCGGCACCACGGTGATCATCGAGGACGTCACCTTCCCGGTCGAGCAGCTGGCCGAGGGCGTCAAGGGCCTGCTGGCGCTGTTCGACAAGCATGGCTACTTTGAGGCGATCATCTTCGGCCATGCCCTGGAGGGCAACCTGCACTTCGTCTTCACCCAGGGCTTCGACGATCCGCTGCAGGTCGCGCGCTACGAGGCCTTCATGCAGGACGTCGCGCAGCTGGTGGCGGTGGAGTTCGGCGGCTCGCTCAAGGCCGAACACGGCACCGGGCGCAATATGGCGCCCTTTGTGGAACTCGAGTGGGGCGCGGACGCCTATCAACTGATGTGGCGGATCAAGCGCCTGCTCGACCCCCTGGGCATCCTCAACCCGGACGTGGTGCTGAGCGAGGACCCCGAAATTCATCTCAAGCACCTCAAGCCCCTGCCGGCCGCCGACGTAATAGTCGACAAGTGCATCGAATGCGGTTTCTGCGAACCGGTCTGCCCGTCCAAGGAGCTGACCCTGAGCCCGCGTCAGCGCATCGTCATCTGGCGCGACATCCAGGCGCGGCGGCGGCGCGGCGAAGACACCGCGGCCCTGGAGCGCGAGTATCGGTACCAGGGCGTCGACACCTGCGCCGCCACCGGCCTGTGCGCCCAGCGCTGTCCGGTGGGGATCAACACCGGCGACCTGGTGCGCAAGCTGCGCGCCCGCACGGCGACGCACCAGGCCACGGCCGACTGGCTGGCCGGGCACTTCGCCATGGCGCTCAAGGGCACCCGCCTGAGCCTGCTGGCCGCCGACGCGGCGCGCCGGCTGCTCGGCGCCCCGCTGTTGACGAAGGTCTCCGCGCGCCTGCGCCAGGCCTCCGGCCAGCGCCTGCCGCAGTGGACCCCGGCCATGCCGCAGGCCGTCCAACCCATACGCATCGCCCCGACGGTCGAGGACGACCGGCCGCGGGTGGTCTACCTGGCCGCCTGCGTGTCCCGGGCCATGGGCCCGGCTTGCAGTGATGGCGAGCAGGCGACGCTCGTCGACAAGACCCGCGCATTGCTGGAGAAAGGCGGTTTCCAGGTGGTCTTCCCGGCGAACCAGGACAGCCTCTGCTGCGGCCAGCCCTTCGCCTCCAAGGGCTACCCGGCCCAGGGCGACGCCAAGCGCGAGGAGCTGGTCGCAGCACTGCTCGCCGCCAGCCGCGGCGGCCTCGACCCGATCTACTGCGACACCAGCCCCTGCACCCTGCGCCTGCTGCAGGACGGCCTCGACCCGCGCCTGCAGCTGTTCGACCCGGTGAAGTTCATCCGCGAACGCCTGCTCGAGCGCCTGGAGTTCCACCCCCAGGCCGAGCCGGTGGCGGTGCATGTGACCTGCAGCACCCAGCATCTGGGCGAGGCCCAGGGGTTGATCGACATCGTCCGGCGCTGCACCACGGAAGTCGTGGTGCCCGAAGGCATTCACTGCTGCGGCTTCGCCGGCGACAAGGGCTTCACCACGCCGGAGCTCAACGCCCACGCGCTACGCAGCCTGAAGGAGGCGGTGCAGCACTGCGCGGAAGGCATTTCCACCAGCCGCACCTGCGAGGTCGGCCTGTCCCAGCACGGCGGCATCGACTACCACGGCCTGGTCTACCTGGTCGACCGGGTCACCCGACCCAGTGCCCGCTACTAG